One part of the Athene noctua chromosome Z, bAthNoc1.hap1.1, whole genome shotgun sequence genome encodes these proteins:
- the ZNF475 gene encoding LOW QUALITY PROTEIN: zinc finger protein 475 (The sequence of the model RefSeq protein was modified relative to this genomic sequence to represent the inferred CDS: substituted 1 base at 1 genomic stop codon), whose amino-acid sequence MSRIPLNQPIIPPRRPCFRACYICGREFGSQSISIHEPQCLEKWHTENNQLPRHLRRVEPRKPEVLTGGSCALTAENEAAYHSAQAQLLPCGNCGRTFLPDRLIVHQKCCSGGSSSVGLSISSPHKSGRGPSSGSGSANDHASSTYQGKSEAAPAAQAIRRPSAVICYICGREYGTKSISTHEPQCLKKWHQENDMLRKHLRRPEPKKPEXKLILSFFNFLAKGFYDLDSLNEAAWISAQNQLVPCDICGRTFLPDRLIVHQNSCKLKPAM is encoded by the exons ATCTGTGGCAGAGAATTTGGATCACAGTCTATTTCTATACATGAGCCCCAGTGCCTAGAGAAGTGGCATACTGAAAACAATCAGCTACCAAGGCATCTGAGAAGAGTGGAGCCCAGGAAACCTGAAGTCCTTACTGGTGGTTCCTGTGCACTTACAGCTGAAAATGAGGCAGCTTATCATAGTGCTcaagcccagctcctgccctgtggAAACTGTGGCCGAACCTTCCTTCCTGATCGTCTTATTGTGCACCAGAAATGTTGCAGTGGAGGTAGCAGCAGTGTGGGGCTGTCCATCTCTAGCCCTCATAAATCTGGTAGAGGCCCAAGCTCTGGGTCTGGCTCAGCAAATGATCATGCATCTAGTACCTACCAAGGAAAGAGCGAGGCTGCACCAGCT GCACAAGCGATAAGACGGCCATCAGCAGTGATTTGTTACATCTGTGGCCGTGAGTATGGAACAAAATCTATTAGTACCCATGAGCCACAATGCCTGAAAAAATGGCACCAGGAGAATGACATGCTACGCAAGCACTTGAGAAGGCCAGAGCCAAAAAAACCTG AATGAAAGCtgatactttctttttttaattttctagccaAAGGTTTCTATGATCTTGATTCTTTAAATGAGGCTGCCTGGATCAGCGCCCAGAACCAGCTAGTTCCATGTGATATTTGTGGGCGTACTTTTCTTCCAGACAGACTGATCGTCCACCAGAACTCCTGTAAACTGAAACCTGCAATGTGA